The following is a genomic window from Thermodesulfobacteriota bacterium.
TATGCGATAGCCGCTATCTGTGACAAGGATCCTGATAAGGTAATCGCAACAAGACGCTTTTCCCCGCTAATTTTAGCCAAAGGTGAAAATGAAAATTATCTAGCCTCCGATGTTCCTGCAATTCTTCCATTCTGCAAAGACGTGATCTATCTTGAAGACGGTGATGTTGCAATAATAGAGAAAGATAAGATTCAAATTACCGATTTAGACGGCAACCCAGTTAAGAGGAAATCACAGTCGATTACCTGGGACCCCATAGCCGCTGAGAAATGCGGATACCGCCACTACATGATAAAAGAGATCTTTGAGCAGCCAAGGGCGATACTCGATACTATGAGGGGAAGGTTCTCCGAAGAATCTGGTGAAGTGTTTTTCGAGGGCGTAGACCCATCACTCTTTAAAAACGTAAAAAGAATAGTCGCTCTTGCATGCGGCACTTCCTATCACGCTAGTCTTATCGGCAAATATATGATCGAGAAGATCGCTAAAATATCAGTCGAGGTGGATATAGCATCTGAGTTTAGATACAGACAACCTATTATTGATAAAAACACTCTGGCAATAGCAGTGTCTCAGTCAGGAGAAACTGCGGACACATCTGAAGCCTTGACTGAGGCTAAACAAAGAGGTGCTAAAACCCTTAGCATAACAAATGTTATGATGAGTAAAATTGCCAGGGACGCAGATGGAGTGATATACACACACGCCGGACCTGAAATAGGAGTAGCTTCTACAAAGGCCTTCACTACGCAGCTTGTAGCGTTTTACTTTCTTGCAATCTATTTAGGGCGGCTCAAAAAAACTATAACAAAAAAACAAGCGGTCCAGCTTATCAAAGATGCGCTATCTATTCCACAGTTAATAGAGATCACTCTCAAATTAGACGATGAGATAAAAGAGCTCGCGGAGGAGTTCTTTACATATGGCAATTTTCTATATCTTGGAAGGGGTATTAACCACCCGATTGCCTTTGAAGGCGCTCTAAAACTAAAAGAGATATCCTATATTCATGCAGAGGGTTATGCCGCAGGCGAGATGAAGCACGGCCCGATAGCATTAATT
Proteins encoded in this region:
- the glmS gene encoding glutamine--fructose-6-phosphate transaminase (isomerizing), which encodes MCGILGYIGDQRKTVDVLLKGLSRLEYRGYDSSGIAVIQDGRSKVYKSKGKLSKLKTKINRHSPKGPVGIGHTRWATHGDASIKNAHPHVSGAISVVHNGIVENYLDLKNELSKKGYKFYSDTDTEVIAHLIQDFCNSGFDFENAAREAFKKIEGSYAIAAICDKDPDKVIATRRFSPLILAKGENENYLASDVPAILPFCKDVIYLEDGDVAIIEKDKIQITDLDGNPVKRKSQSITWDPIAAEKCGYRHYMIKEIFEQPRAILDTMRGRFSEESGEVFFEGVDPSLFKNVKRIVALACGTSYHASLIGKYMIEKIAKISVEVDIASEFRYRQPIIDKNTLAIAVSQSGETADTSEALTEAKQRGAKTLSITNVMMSKIARDADGVIYTHAGPEIGVASTKAFTTQLVAFYFLAIYLGRLKKTITKKQAVQLIKDALSIPQLIEITLKLDDEIKELAEEFFTYGNFLYLGRGINHPIAFEGALKLKEISYIHAEGYAAGEMKHGPIALIDENIPIVLIAPGDGISYKKILGNLQEVRARKGKVIFLTSDPNAPEIQGNVDKIIEVPDSPYMISPIVSIVPLQLLAYYIATCKGTDVDQPRNLAKVVTVE